The following are encoded together in the Iodobacter fluviatilis genome:
- a CDS encoding RnfABCDGE type electron transport complex subunit D, whose protein sequence is MNTSPFFIKPTPLQVVMLKVAAALLPGIIALTWAFGVGVLVQIALALLTALLAEAACLKLRNYPIKPFILDGSAAVTALLLALSMPPLAPWWVVVLASLIAICLAKHLYGGLGQNPFNPAMVGFAVMIVSFPAQMSRWAAPLALDMPHLDSITQVITIFSGAVPAAFDAMASATPLDTIKTGLKAHQDLADVMGAPLFGNLAGVGSEWAAAGFLLGGLYLLRAKLIPWQIPVGFLGAFMLTASVFYGIDPANYSPPWFHLFSGAAILGAFFIVSDPVTAPTTPRGRLIFAALAGLLTYMIRMFGAYPDGVAFAVLIMNIATPFIDQYTQPPVFGRKAKT, encoded by the coding sequence ATGAACACATCGCCCTTTTTTATTAAACCGACGCCTTTGCAAGTCGTCATGCTCAAAGTGGCGGCGGCTTTGTTGCCGGGGATTATTGCGCTGACTTGGGCGTTTGGCGTGGGGGTGTTGGTGCAGATTGCGCTGGCACTGCTAACGGCGCTGCTGGCGGAGGCGGCTTGCTTAAAGCTACGCAACTACCCGATCAAACCGTTTATTTTAGATGGCTCGGCTGCGGTAACCGCATTGCTGCTGGCCTTGTCTATGCCGCCGCTGGCTCCGTGGTGGGTGGTGGTGTTGGCTAGCTTGATTGCTATTTGCTTAGCCAAGCATTTATATGGCGGGCTGGGGCAGAATCCATTTAATCCAGCCATGGTGGGCTTTGCGGTGATGATTGTGTCTTTCCCAGCGCAAATGTCGCGCTGGGCTGCGCCTTTAGCGCTGGATATGCCGCATTTGGATAGTATCACTCAAGTGATCACGATTTTTAGCGGAGCAGTGCCAGCGGCTTTTGATGCCATGGCCTCGGCTACGCCGCTAGATACCATTAAAACGGGTTTAAAAGCGCATCAGGATTTGGCAGATGTAATGGGCGCACCGCTATTTGGCAATCTGGCTGGCGTGGGCAGTGAATGGGCAGCGGCGGGGTTCTTACTGGGGGGCTTATATTTACTGCGAGCAAAGCTCATTCCTTGGCAGATTCCAGTGGGATTCTTGGGTGCTTTTATGCTGACTGCTAGTGTGTTTTACGGCATAGATCCAGCTAATTATAGCCCGCCCTGGTTTCACCTCTTTAGCGGCGCGGCCATTTTGGGGGCATTTTTTATAGTTTCAGACCCCGTAACTGCACCGACCACGCCACGCGGCAGGCTGATCTTTGCCGCTTTAGCGGGGCTACTGACTTATATGATCCGAATGTTTGGGGCTTATCCTGATGGCGTGGCCTTT